A section of the Desulfobacteraceae bacterium genome encodes:
- a CDS encoding diguanylate cyclase has product LPGLDETQALQKALEIRSRVKESIYVLNRGIQVRLQASYGVATFPRHAADSNGLIAAADHALFAVKKGGKNGVGQYQEP; this is encoded by the coding sequence TCCTGCCGGGGTTGGACGAAACCCAAGCCTTGCAAAAAGCGCTTGAGATCCGATCGCGGGTCAAGGAGAGCATCTATGTCCTGAACCGCGGCATCCAGGTGCGCCTGCAGGCCAGTTACGGGGTGGCGACCTTTCCCCGACACGCCGCGGACTCAAACGGCTTGATCGCCGCGGCCGACCACGCACTTTTCGCCGTTAAGAAAGGCGGCAAAAACGGCGTCGGCCAATATCAGGAACCGTAG